A stretch of Gambusia affinis linkage group LG10, SWU_Gaff_1.0, whole genome shotgun sequence DNA encodes these proteins:
- the acer1 gene encoding alkaline ceramidase 1 codes for MQAAGQSTCCTTWSGAAQRSATMGGVYSSEKMADVFAYESSELDWCEDNYRYSEHVVEYFNTVSSFFFFIIAPIMIYLLHPYAKERSLAIHMVWIMMIFVGLFSAYFHMTLSFVGQMLDELSILWVLAVGYATWFPRKLFPSFIKDRSTFSRLVLLITVITSVSSFVKPTANAYALNCFGLHLLYTLAVEMRRCTDQKALRLAKLSVALWVLAISCWISDRLCCSFWQRLNFCYLHGIWHILIVMAVAYGSTLIAYLDASNEIPYSLPGLEYWPCDKWAVGFPHIVLSSSPKTQKRC; via the exons GCGTCTATTCCAGTGAAAAGATGGCCGACGTTTTTGCCTATGAGAGCTCAGAACTCGACTGGTGTGAAGACAACTACAGATACTCTGAACATGTCGTGGAGTATTTCAACACA gtcagcagctttttcttcttcattattGCTCCTATAATGATCTATCTGCTGCATCCCTATGCCAAGGAGAGGAGCCTGGCGATCCACATGGTCTGGATCATGATGATTTTTGTAG gaCTTTTCTCTGCATACTTCCACATGACTCTGAGCTTCGTTGGCCAGATGCTGGATGAACTCTCCATCTTGTGGGTGTTGGCTGTAGGATATGCCACTTGGTTCCCTCGTAAACTGTTTCCCTCTTTTATCAAAGACAG GTCCACATTTTCACGGCTCGTCCTTTTGATCACCGTCATTACTTCTGTGTCATCGTTTGTCAAACCTACAGCCAACGCCTACGCCTTAAACTGCTTTGGCCTCCACCTTCTGTACACCTTGGCTGTGGAGATGAGAcg CTGCACCGACCAGAAGGCTCTACGTCTGGCCAAGCTCTCGGTAGCTCTGTGGGTCCTCGCCATCTCCTGCTGGATTAGTGATCGTTTGTGCTGCAGTTTCTGGCAGCGGTTAAACTTCTGCTACCTTCATGGGATCTG GCACATTCTCATTGTGATGGCTGTAGCCTACGGCAGCACGCTCATAGCTTATCTGGATGCCAGCAATGAAATACCTTATTCGCTGCCTGGATTGGAGTACTGGCCCTGTGATAAATGGGCCGTTGGATTCCCCCACATTGTTCTCTCCAGCTCTCCAAAGACCCAAAAACGGTGCTGA